One segment of Gilliamella sp. ESL0441 DNA contains the following:
- the gshB gene encoding glutathione synthase: MIKLGIVMDPISHIKLKKDTSFAMLLEAQKRGYQLFYMEMNDLFLRNGQAYATTRKLTVHNDHNHWFDFDEEQTLSLNELDVILMRKDPPFDTEFIYSTYILERAEAHGVLVVNKPQSLRDCNEKLFTAWFAQYTPETLVTRQTQLIRSFHQEHKDIILKPLDGMGGSSIFRIKEDDPNVSVIIETLTEMNSRYCMAQKFIPAIKDGDKRILVVDGQPVPYCLARIPQKGETRGNLAAGGYGEVRPLSESDWQIAKAIAPTLKEKGLLFVGLDIIGDKLTEINVTSPTCVREIEAANPDLSITGMLMDAIEKRLNQKS, translated from the coding sequence ATGATTAAGCTTGGTATTGTTATGGATCCAATTAGTCATATCAAATTAAAAAAAGATACTAGTTTTGCCATGTTGCTTGAAGCTCAGAAGCGAGGCTATCAACTTTTTTATATGGAAATGAATGATCTGTTTTTGCGTAATGGTCAAGCTTATGCAACAACTCGAAAGTTAACCGTCCATAACGATCACAATCATTGGTTTGATTTCGATGAAGAGCAAACTTTATCTTTAAACGAACTCGATGTCATCTTAATGCGTAAAGATCCGCCTTTTGACACCGAATTTATCTATTCAACCTATATTTTAGAGCGAGCTGAAGCGCATGGGGTATTAGTGGTAAATAAACCTCAAAGCTTACGGGATTGCAATGAAAAACTATTTACAGCATGGTTTGCGCAATATACGCCTGAAACTCTGGTGACTCGTCAAACTCAATTGATACGATCATTTCATCAAGAACACAAAGATATTATTTTAAAACCGCTTGACGGCATGGGTGGTTCATCAATATTTAGAATAAAAGAGGATGATCCAAATGTATCGGTTATTATTGAAACCTTAACCGAAATGAATAGCCGTTATTGTATGGCACAAAAATTTATTCCTGCGATCAAAGATGGTGATAAACGAATACTTGTTGTCGATGGTCAACCCGTTCCCTACTGTCTTGCCAGAATCCCCCAAAAAGGTGAAACACGTGGTAATCTTGCCGCGGGTGGATATGGTGAAGTGAGACCACTCAGCGAAAGTGATTGGCAAATAGCTAAAGCCATCGCACCAACCTTAAAAGAAAAAGGATTATTGTTTGTCGGGTTAGACATCATTGGTGATAAATTAACCGAAATAAATGTCACAAGTCCAACATGTGTTCGAGAAATTGAAGCCGCCAATCCAGACTTATCGATTACAGGTATGTTAATGGATGCCATTGAAAAACGATTAAATCAAAAGAGTTAA
- the rsmE gene encoding 16S rRNA (uracil(1498)-N(3))-methyltransferase, producing MLMTRIYQPVSIPENSIMTLDDNAFNHLIRVLRMKTGEDIILFDGTNHITPATIHEINKKSVTVKTKTTILENRESPLKIHLGQVISRGEKMEFTIQKSVELGVTSITPLLSERCGVKLDAERLDKKVQQWQKIVISACEQCGRNVIPVINPVMKLENWCANLSSGLRLNLHPRAKHGVKQLSTEQTDISLLIGPEGGLSDDEINMTHHYQFTDILLGPRILRTETAALTALTALQVYFGDLG from the coding sequence GTGCTTATGACTCGTATATATCAACCTGTTTCAATTCCTGAAAATAGCATAATGACATTAGATGATAATGCCTTTAATCACCTTATTCGGGTTTTACGAATGAAAACAGGTGAAGATATTATTCTTTTTGATGGAACAAATCACATCACACCAGCAACAATACATGAAATCAATAAAAAATCAGTTACTGTTAAAACAAAGACCACAATTTTAGAAAATCGGGAATCTCCTTTAAAAATTCATCTAGGACAAGTCATATCACGAGGTGAAAAAATGGAATTCACCATACAAAAATCGGTTGAATTAGGTGTAACCAGTATAACCCCCCTTCTTTCTGAACGTTGTGGAGTAAAACTGGATGCTGAGCGGTTAGACAAAAAAGTCCAACAGTGGCAAAAAATTGTGATTTCAGCATGTGAACAATGTGGTCGTAATGTCATTCCGGTAATAAATCCGGTTATGAAGCTGGAAAATTGGTGTGCCAATTTAAGCAGCGGGTTACGATTAAACTTACACCCTAGAGCAAAACATGGTGTTAAACAACTTTCTACCGAACAAACGGATATTAGTTTACTTATTGGGCCTGAAGGTGGGTTATCGGATGACGAAATTAACATGACCCATCACTATCAGTTTACCGATATTTTACTTGGCCCTCGAATACTACGTACCGAAACAGCAGCGCTTACAGCTTTGACAGCACTACAAGTTTATTTTGGTGATTTGGGATAA
- the folB gene encoding dihydroneopterin aldolase, which yields MSINSNDRVLIEGLTVFTTIGVYDWEKNLKQKLILDLEMAWNNQPAGKSDDVSLCLDYFLVSKSITSFIENHQFELIETVAEQVAERVINEFSVKWINIKVSKPDAIANASNVAVVIQRSAK from the coding sequence ATGAGCATAAATAGCAATGATCGCGTTTTAATTGAAGGTCTAACTGTTTTCACAACTATTGGTGTTTATGATTGGGAAAAAAATTTAAAGCAAAAGCTTATTCTTGATTTGGAGATGGCTTGGAATAATCAACCAGCAGGGAAGAGCGATGACGTATCACTCTGTTTAGATTATTTTTTAGTAAGTAAATCTATCACGTCTTTTATTGAGAATCACCAATTTGAATTAATTGAAACTGTTGCTGAACAGGTTGCTGAGCGGGTAATTAACGAATTTTCAGTTAAATGGATAAACATTAAGGTATCAAAACCCGATGCAATTGCTAATGCAAGTAATGTCGCTGTAGTCATTCAGCGTTCTGCTAAATAA
- a CDS encoding MBL fold metallo-hydrolase has product MSDKQQKKDEKTYPTGQKFANYESVKINFVEACRWYLSRKVLPPSEGYEMFNQKWCEPIAVSFTHDRVWWLGHSKSLIHLNGKMIFTDPVFSHRASPLQFLGPKRRTLPAMSIEQLPNIDFIVISHNHYDHLDYGSIRKLVIRFPNIVVLVPLGLKNKLMKWGAKHVIELEWWDSVEINKLTFTATPAKHWSKRGLFDVNKALWCGWVIQSNRDDVNQSKTVYFMGDTGYSKILRQIGERFPRIDMALIPIGAYAPRWFMQSQHIDPKQAIQLFDELNCSRAIAIHWGTFELADEPLDEPPKLLYQYREERLFHLLKIGGSLYIKQGIS; this is encoded by the coding sequence ATGAGTGATAAACAACAAAAAAAGGATGAAAAAACTTACCCTACGGGTCAAAAATTCGCAAACTATGAATCTGTTAAGATCAATTTTGTTGAGGCTTGTCGTTGGTATTTAAGTCGAAAAGTCCTTCCGCCTAGTGAAGGTTACGAGATGTTCAACCAAAAATGGTGTGAACCGATAGCGGTATCTTTCACTCACGATCGCGTTTGGTGGTTAGGTCATTCAAAATCGCTTATCCACCTGAACGGCAAAATGATATTTACTGATCCTGTGTTTTCACATAGAGCTTCGCCTTTACAATTTTTAGGCCCTAAAAGGCGAACTCTGCCGGCAATGAGTATTGAACAACTCCCAAATATTGATTTTATTGTTATTTCACACAATCATTATGATCACCTTGATTATGGTAGTATTCGAAAATTGGTAATCCGTTTCCCAAATATTGTTGTCCTTGTACCCTTAGGCTTAAAAAATAAACTAATGAAATGGGGAGCTAAACACGTAATTGAGCTTGAATGGTGGGATTCGGTTGAGATCAATAAACTTACTTTTACTGCAACCCCAGCTAAACATTGGAGTAAACGGGGGTTATTTGATGTCAACAAAGCATTATGGTGTGGTTGGGTCATTCAATCAAACAGGGATGATGTCAATCAATCAAAAACGGTCTATTTTATGGGGGATACCGGTTACTCAAAAATTTTAAGACAGATAGGCGAACGTTTTCCACGTATTGACATGGCACTTATACCGATAGGTGCTTATGCGCCTCGCTGGTTCATGCAATCCCAACATATCGACCCAAAACAAGCGATTCAACTTTTCGATGAGCTTAATTGTTCTAGGGCAATTGCGATACATTGGGGAACATTTGAATTAGCGGATGAACCTTTAGATGAGCCGCCAAAACTTTTATATCAATATCGTGAGGAGCGTCTCTTTCATTTGTTAAAAATAGGTGGTAGTCTATATATTAAACAAGGTATCTCTTAA
- a CDS encoding EamA family transporter, translating into MSAWLIYALLSAISAALVAILGKIGLQHLDANTATAIRSIVMAIFLVGVVIFQGKLNLINTFFNDKKALLIIALSGIAGALSWLFYFMAIKEGKVSQVAPIDKLSVVFAVVFAAVLFGEKISFLSGIGVIMIAAGAILVALF; encoded by the coding sequence GTGAGTGCTTGGCTAATTTATGCCTTACTTTCTGCAATTTCTGCTGCTTTGGTTGCTATATTAGGCAAAATCGGCTTACAGCACCTTGATGCAAATACGGCAACAGCTATACGATCTATTGTGATGGCAATATTTCTAGTTGGTGTGGTTATTTTTCAAGGAAAATTAAACTTAATCAATACGTTCTTTAATGATAAAAAAGCGCTATTGATCATCGCATTAAGTGGTATTGCCGGTGCATTATCTTGGTTATTCTATTTTATGGCGATCAAAGAAGGTAAAGTTTCACAAGTTGCCCCAATTGATAAGCTTAGTGTTGTGTTTGCGGTGGTGTTTGCTGCTGTATTATTTGGTGAAAAAATCTCGTTTCTTTCCGGCATTGGCGTAATAATGATTGCTGCCGGTGCGATATTAGTGGCACTATTTTAA
- the moeA gene encoding molybdopterin molybdotransferase MoeA gives MLLTFEQAKQNILQASSTATLPEHETVSLTEALDRITAAPIISPINVPRFDNSAMDGYAVRLADIEQSRTLPVANAVFAGDDISNLNWPIGSCLRIMTGAPVPDGADAVVMQEHTQATEQSVTFLKEIKAGDNIRRIGEDVKKDAITVAKGQRLSIPTLSTLATLGIHQVSVYRRLKVAIFSTGNELTSIDKPLPNNSAIYDSNGFTLKLLLTKLNCQIVDLGIIPDNPNLIKQALITASKQADLIITSGGVSVGDADYTKTALEALGEINFWKIAMKPGKPFAFGKIGNALFCGLPGNPVSTMVTFYQLVQPLISILSGLEPLTMDLTFQVRTATDLKKSVGRMDFQRGILQVNANGELEVVSTGQQGSHITQTFNKANCFILLEQERDKVTKGEFVTVSLFSALLK, from the coding sequence ATGTTACTGACTTTCGAACAAGCAAAGCAAAACATATTGCAAGCCAGCTCAACAGCAACATTACCAGAACACGAAACAGTATCATTAACTGAAGCACTCGATCGAATTACGGCTGCCCCGATTATTTCACCAATCAATGTTCCTCGATTTGATAATTCAGCAATGGATGGTTATGCAGTAAGATTGGCAGATATTGAACAATCAAGAACTTTACCTGTCGCAAATGCGGTTTTTGCTGGCGATGACATCAGTAATCTCAACTGGCCTATCGGCAGTTGTTTACGAATTATGACCGGTGCTCCCGTGCCTGATGGAGCCGATGCCGTTGTTATGCAAGAACATACACAAGCGACAGAACAAAGCGTCACTTTTCTTAAAGAAATTAAGGCAGGTGATAATATTCGCCGTATTGGCGAAGATGTGAAAAAAGATGCCATCACGGTTGCCAAAGGGCAACGTTTATCAATCCCCACTTTGTCTACGTTAGCAACGCTTGGCATCCATCAAGTTTCAGTTTACCGAAGATTAAAAGTTGCAATCTTTTCAACCGGTAACGAATTAACTTCGATTGATAAACCATTACCCAATAATAGTGCTATCTATGATAGTAACGGATTTACATTAAAACTATTATTAACAAAACTCAATTGTCAAATCGTCGATTTAGGTATTATCCCTGATAATCCAAACTTGATTAAACAAGCATTGATTACAGCTTCTAAGCAAGCTGATTTAATTATTACCAGTGGTGGGGTTTCGGTTGGTGATGCTGATTATACCAAAACAGCTTTAGAAGCCTTAGGAGAAATCAATTTTTGGAAAATTGCCATGAAGCCAGGAAAACCTTTTGCATTTGGGAAAATTGGCAATGCACTATTTTGTGGTTTACCGGGTAATCCTGTGTCAACCATGGTGACTTTTTATCAATTGGTACAACCACTGATTTCAATTCTTTCAGGGCTAGAACCTTTAACAATGGATTTAACTTTTCAAGTTAGAACAGCAACCGACCTTAAAAAAAGCGTTGGAAGAATGGATTTTCAACGTGGAATATTACAAGTAAACGCTAATGGTGAATTAGAAGTGGTGAGCACTGGACAACAAGGCTCGCATATTACGCAAACGTTTAATAAAGCTAATTGTTTTATTTTATTAGAGCAAGAACGTGACAAAGTCACTAAAGGTGAATTCGTCACGGTTAGTCTTTTTAGTGCACTATTAAAATAG
- the ychF gene encoding redox-regulated ATPase YchF encodes MGFKCGIVGLPNVGKSTLFNALTKAGIEAANFPFCTIEPNTGVVPMPDPRLDQLAEIVKPQRTLPTTMEFVDIAGLVKGASKGEGLGNQFLANIRETEAIGHVVRCFENENIIHVAGKIDPAEDIEIINTELALADLEACERAMTRLQKRAKGGDKDAKFELEILEKCLPHLEQGKKLLLLDLSKEELNAIKYLSFLTLKPTMYIANVNEDGFENNPYLDKVKAIAEEEKAVVVPVCAAIEAELSELDDADRDEFMQDLGLTEPGLNRVIRAGYKLLNLQTYFTAGVKEVRAWTISVGDTAPQAAGKIHTDFEKGFIRAQTIAFDDFIKYGGEQGAKEAGKMRSEGKDYIVQDGDIMNFLFNV; translated from the coding sequence ATGGGATTCAAATGTGGGATCGTCGGACTACCAAATGTTGGCAAGTCAACACTTTTTAACGCACTAACTAAAGCCGGGATTGAGGCTGCTAACTTTCCGTTTTGTACAATCGAGCCAAACACTGGTGTAGTGCCAATGCCCGATCCTCGTCTCGATCAGCTTGCTGAAATTGTCAAACCACAACGCACTTTACCCACTACAATGGAATTTGTAGATATTGCAGGGCTAGTTAAAGGTGCCTCAAAAGGTGAAGGACTAGGTAACCAGTTTTTAGCAAATATCCGTGAAACAGAAGCGATTGGTCATGTTGTACGATGCTTTGAAAATGAAAACATTATTCACGTAGCAGGTAAAATTGACCCAGCAGAAGATATCGAAATTATTAACACCGAGCTTGCATTAGCTGATCTTGAAGCTTGTGAACGTGCCATGACGCGATTACAAAAACGTGCTAAAGGCGGTGACAAAGATGCTAAGTTTGAACTTGAGATTCTTGAAAAATGTTTACCGCACTTAGAACAGGGTAAAAAGTTATTATTATTAGATCTCAGCAAAGAAGAGTTAAATGCAATAAAATATTTGAGCTTTTTAACGTTAAAACCAACTATGTACATTGCTAACGTTAACGAAGACGGTTTTGAAAATAACCCTTATTTAGATAAAGTTAAAGCCATTGCAGAAGAAGAAAAAGCGGTTGTCGTTCCTGTCTGTGCTGCCATTGAAGCGGAACTTTCAGAACTTGATGATGCCGATCGAGATGAATTTATGCAAGACTTAGGATTAACTGAACCGGGGTTAAATCGTGTTATCCGTGCAGGTTATAAATTACTTAATTTACAAACCTATTTTACCGCAGGCGTGAAAGAAGTACGTGCATGGACAATATCCGTTGGCGATACCGCACCACAAGCGGCCGGAAAAATTCATACAGATTTTGAAAAAGGCTTTATTCGAGCACAAACCATTGCATTTGATGATTTTATCAAATATGGCGGTGAGCAAGGAGCAAAAGAAGCAGGTAAAATGCGTTCTGAAGGTAAAGATTATATCGTGCAAGACGGTGACATTATGAACTTTTTATTTAATGTCTAA
- the rsmI gene encoding 16S rRNA (cytidine(1402)-2'-O)-methyltransferase — MTLYIVATPIGNLNDITLRAIEILKNVDLIAAEDTRHSGLLLQHLGIKAKLFALHDHNEQEKSQILIEKLNSGLSIALISDAGTPLINDPGYHLVKACRENDIKVVPIPGACAAIAALSVAGLPSDKFSYEGFLPAKSKARQDYLTTLVNETRTMIFYESTHRLLDTLQDMQTVFGTDKQIVLAKELTKTWETIVSYPVNQLINWLNEDVTRQKGEFVLIVEGHTKSDKDIDPNVINTLKLLVKELPLKKAAAITAEIYGLKKNQLYQIGLSFESLN, encoded by the coding sequence ATGACTCTATATATAGTTGCTACTCCAATTGGAAACTTAAATGATATTACACTTCGAGCAATCGAAATTTTGAAAAATGTCGATCTTATTGCTGCTGAAGATACTCGCCACAGTGGTTTACTGTTGCAACATTTGGGCATTAAAGCGAAACTTTTTGCTTTGCATGATCATAACGAACAAGAAAAATCCCAGATCTTAATCGAAAAACTGAATTCAGGACTTTCGATAGCCTTAATATCTGATGCCGGAACCCCTTTAATCAACGATCCGGGTTATCATTTAGTCAAAGCATGCCGAGAAAATGATATTAAAGTCGTTCCTATTCCTGGTGCTTGTGCAGCGATTGCAGCCTTATCGGTTGCAGGACTTCCATCGGATAAGTTCAGTTATGAAGGGTTTCTACCGGCTAAAAGTAAAGCTCGTCAGGACTATTTAACGACACTGGTTAATGAAACACGAACGATGATTTTTTATGAATCAACTCATCGTTTATTAGATACCTTGCAAGATATGCAAACTGTATTTGGGACAGACAAACAAATCGTATTAGCCAAAGAGCTAACAAAAACATGGGAAACCATCGTCAGTTATCCTGTCAATCAATTAATAAACTGGCTAAATGAAGATGTTACTCGTCAAAAAGGCGAATTTGTTCTGATCGTTGAAGGTCATACTAAATCCGATAAGGACATCGATCCTAACGTGATTAACACCTTAAAATTATTAGTTAAAGAGTTACCATTAAAAAAGGCGGCAGCAATTACCGCCGAAATATACGGACTTAAAAAGAATCAACTTTATCAAATAGGATTGAGTTTCGAGTCATTAAACTAA
- the nlpD gene encoding murein hydrolase activator NlpD: MKGITVKKILSLSCLSLMITACTQTNPATIEDISDSSSNSGSTVYAEPPANISTGGRDSTTIIDANPSSSSAPVPVSSSNNSSVTTTNERIVYNRNYDDIPKGGYKGDTYTVKRGDTLFYIAYITGNDYRSLAAKNNIKEPYAVNPGQVLDVGGGTTVVVTKKTTTKNSDYGSTSQSSAGQNKNTSLSTTTTITTTTTSGHSTLPKTTQSTQTVSVSDTNQIKSGNSATVANISWQWPAKGKIIEKFSQASKGIDISGSLGEKVVAAADGRVVYSGNALPGYGNLIIVKHNDDYLTAYAHNQSILVKEQQTVRAGEQIATMGATGTSSVRLHFEIRYKAQSVDPIKYLPN, from the coding sequence ATGAAAGGTATCACTGTGAAAAAAATTCTCTCATTAAGTTGTTTAAGTTTGATGATTACAGCGTGTACTCAGACTAATCCAGCGACAATTGAAGATATTTCAGATTCTTCTAGTAATTCTGGTTCTACGGTGTATGCCGAACCGCCAGCTAATATCTCAACAGGAGGTCGAGATTCTACTACGATAATTGATGCTAACCCATCAAGTAGTTCTGCGCCTGTTCCGGTAAGTTCGAGTAATAATAGTTCTGTCACGACGACAAATGAACGTATAGTATATAATCGTAATTATGATGATATCCCGAAAGGTGGCTATAAAGGGGATACTTATACGGTTAAACGTGGCGATACCTTATTTTATATAGCTTACATAACAGGTAATGATTATCGTTCATTAGCTGCAAAAAATAATATCAAAGAGCCTTATGCCGTAAATCCGGGTCAAGTCTTAGATGTGGGTGGCGGTACAACGGTTGTTGTGACCAAAAAAACCACTACCAAAAATAGTGACTATGGTTCCACGTCTCAAAGCTCGGCAGGTCAAAACAAAAATACATCACTTTCGACCACAACCACGATAACGACGACAACAACATCTGGTCATTCAACATTACCTAAGACAACACAAAGTACCCAAACGGTAAGTGTATCAGATACAAATCAAATTAAGTCGGGAAATTCAGCAACCGTTGCTAATATTTCATGGCAATGGCCAGCAAAAGGAAAAATTATCGAGAAGTTTTCTCAAGCGAGTAAAGGCATTGATATCTCCGGTTCATTAGGTGAAAAAGTTGTTGCCGCAGCTGATGGTCGAGTGGTTTATTCTGGTAATGCATTACCGGGTTATGGTAACTTGATTATTGTCAAACATAATGATGATTACTTAACTGCTTATGCTCATAATCAATCTATTTTAGTTAAAGAGCAACAAACTGTACGAGCAGGTGAACAAATTGCTACTATGGGGGCAACTGGCACCTCATCGGTTAGATTACATTTTGAAATTCGCTATAAAGCGCAGTCAGTTGATCCTATAAAGTACTTACCAAATTAA
- the gpmA gene encoding 2,3-diphosphoglycerate-dependent phosphoglycerate mutase, which yields MAVKKLVLIRHGESVWNQENRFCGWTDVDLSDKGNKEAAEAGQLLKKEGFEFDYAYTSVLKRAIHTLWHVLDEVDQAWLPVEKSWKLNERHYGALQGLNKAETAAKYGDEQVKLWRRGFAITPPALEKSDERFPGHDSRYSKLPESELPLTESLALTIKRVLPYWESTIAPRVARGERVIIAAHGNSLRALVKHLDNISDDDIIDLNIPTGVPLVYEFDDNMKVIKHYYLGNADEIAAKQAAVANQGKAK from the coding sequence ATGGCAGTAAAAAAATTAGTTCTTATTCGACATGGAGAAAGTGTTTGGAATCAAGAAAACCGTTTTTGTGGTTGGACTGATGTTGATTTATCTGACAAAGGTAATAAAGAGGCAGCAGAAGCAGGTCAATTACTTAAAAAAGAAGGTTTTGAATTTGATTATGCCTATACCTCAGTGTTAAAACGTGCTATTCACACATTGTGGCATGTATTAGATGAAGTCGATCAAGCATGGTTACCTGTTGAAAAAAGTTGGAAATTAAATGAACGTCACTACGGTGCGTTACAAGGCTTAAATAAAGCAGAAACTGCCGCAAAATATGGCGATGAGCAAGTTAAATTATGGCGCCGTGGTTTTGCTATTACTCCTCCTGCACTCGAAAAATCTGATGAGCGTTTTCCTGGACATGATTCACGTTACAGTAAATTACCTGAATCAGAATTACCATTAACTGAAAGCTTAGCATTAACGATTAAACGCGTACTTCCTTACTGGGAATCAACTATTGCACCACGTGTAGCAAGAGGTGAACGTGTTATCATTGCAGCTCATGGTAACTCTTTACGTGCTTTAGTTAAACATCTAGATAATATTAGTGATGACGATATTATCGATCTTAACATCCCAACGGGTGTGCCTTTAGTTTATGAGTTTGATGACAATATGAAAGTGATCAAACATTACTATTTAGGTAATGCTGATGAAATTGCAGCTAAACAAGCAGCAGTTGCAAATCAAGGTAAAGCAAAATAG
- a CDS encoding thymidine kinase, whose protein sequence is MSKIYYIYAVMNAGKSTELLQIDHNYLSNNMKTLLLKSSVDTRDSAVEIVSRLGLRKKALQLDDNSVDEIIELIKQNDYACILIDESQFLSRNTIWKLSDVCDEYGVPMMFFGLKTDYMGHLFEGSKTLLEIADNFRELKTVCWCGKKATMNLLEGKDGKIVKFGNSIHLGDSEFHSVCRKHWKAGQVRPNR, encoded by the coding sequence TTGTCAAAAATTTATTATATTTACGCCGTAATGAACGCTGGTAAATCGACTGAGTTATTACAAATCGACCATAATTATTTAAGTAACAATATGAAAACTTTACTGCTTAAATCGTCTGTCGATACTCGTGATTCTGCTGTTGAAATAGTATCACGCTTAGGATTACGTAAAAAAGCATTACAGCTAGATGATAATAGTGTTGATGAGATAATTGAATTAATCAAACAAAATGATTATGCCTGTATACTGATCGACGAAAGTCAGTTTTTATCTCGAAATACCATTTGGAAATTATCCGACGTTTGTGATGAATATGGCGTGCCGATGATGTTTTTTGGACTAAAAACAGATTATATGGGACATCTTTTTGAAGGTTCGAAAACGTTACTTGAAATAGCGGATAATTTTAGAGAGCTCAAAACCGTATGTTGGTGCGGTAAAAAAGCCACAATGAATCTATTGGAAGGCAAAGATGGCAAGATTGTTAAGTTTGGTAATTCGATTCATTTAGGTGATAGTGAGTTTCATTCTGTGTGCCGCAAACATTGGAAAGCTGGACAGGTTAGACCCAATCGTTAA
- a CDS encoding aldose 1-epimerase family protein, whose protein sequence is MKVKIISLAVLACFTTMTANAKEFVLIDTEKDVAKGNWSISNKDLGISAEKFSVTNTVLKGGKQEGSELLTITSNDFTIKLSPTRGLGIISVVGDGIRMGWDSPVDEIVNPKFINLESRAGLGWLDGFNEMMVRCGFEWTGHAVQADGMMYTLHGRAQNTPVSKLVVEVSDKAPYTITVKGLIKENTFKKSNLETWASISYVPGSKEFTVHDVVTNKGDYTKDYQIIYHSNYGTPILEEGAKFVAPVREISPFNDYAKDGLKTWQTYLGPTKGFDEMVFNVYPYADANGKTQVMLTNKAGDKGTGIAFNIKELPVLSLWKNTDTLKQGYVTGLEPGTSFAYPVTIEREQKRVRQLQPGQSTEFTLTYSILSGKDAVANYAQQIQAIQGNQETKVVEQPMAKE, encoded by the coding sequence ATGAAAGTTAAAATCATTTCACTTGCAGTTTTAGCGTGCTTTACAACCATGACAGCTAATGCTAAAGAGTTTGTGCTAATTGATACCGAAAAAGATGTAGCAAAAGGAAATTGGTCAATCTCAAACAAAGATTTAGGTATTAGCGCCGAAAAATTTTCTGTTACAAATACAGTATTAAAAGGTGGCAAGCAAGAAGGTAGTGAACTATTAACAATCACCAGTAATGATTTTACCATAAAGTTGAGTCCAACGCGTGGATTAGGAATAATTTCAGTTGTTGGTGATGGTATTCGTATGGGTTGGGATTCACCTGTTGATGAAATTGTTAACCCTAAATTTATCAATCTTGAAAGCCGTGCCGGTCTTGGTTGGTTAGATGGTTTTAACGAAATGATGGTTCGTTGTGGATTTGAATGGACAGGGCATGCAGTGCAAGCCGATGGAATGATGTATACATTGCATGGACGAGCTCAAAATACACCTGTATCAAAATTAGTCGTTGAAGTGTCAGACAAAGCGCCATACACCATTACAGTTAAAGGCTTGATTAAAGAAAACACATTCAAAAAGAGCAATCTTGAAACATGGGCATCAATAAGTTATGTGCCAGGAAGTAAAGAGTTTACGGTACATGATGTTGTGACCAATAAAGGTGATTACACAAAAGATTATCAAATCATTTATCATAGCAATTACGGTACGCCAATTTTGGAAGAAGGCGCCAAATTTGTTGCCCCAGTCCGAGAAATCTCGCCATTTAATGACTATGCAAAAGATGGATTAAAAACATGGCAAACATATCTAGGGCCAACCAAAGGTTTTGACGAAATGGTATTTAACGTTTATCCGTATGCCGATGCGAATGGTAAAACGCAAGTTATGTTAACGAATAAAGCAGGGGATAAAGGCACGGGTATTGCTTTTAATATCAAAGAACTTCCTGTTCTTTCTTTGTGGAAAAATACCGATACACTTAAACAAGGTTATGTTACGGGGCTAGAACCCGGAACCAGTTTTGCCTATCCTGTTACGATTGAACGTGAACAAAAACGGGTACGTCAGTTACAACCTGGTCAAAGTACTGAATTTACGTTAACTTATAGTATATTATCCGGTAAAGATGCTGTCGCCAACTATGCTCAGCAAATTCAAGCAATTCAAGGTAATCAAGAAACGAAGGTAGTTGAACAGCCCATGGCTAAGGAATAA